One genomic segment of Impatiens glandulifera chromosome 6, dImpGla2.1, whole genome shotgun sequence includes these proteins:
- the LOC124943784 gene encoding NAC domain-containing protein 78-like yields MGIPGMRFHPTDVELIKYYLRRKMLKKRLPGVISEVNIYDFLPWDLPDKACWKSSDLEWYFFCPKVKRYSSGVRAKRSTEKGYWKSTGKDRIVRQKNGGSRGETVVGMIKTLVFHLGHAPKGERTDWIIHEYRTHQDPSLTAAGVVDLDLYVVCKLFKKSGLGPKNGEQHGAPINEEEWDDDNIAEVFLNQSSSSSELHSCVEDDIQDSSSPPVKPENLLCNEVVDHVPAAAGIGEGGVGNAINHDIFVDAHGHGHGHGHGHGHGHGHGHGHGGGGGDDESDIFAGLEFLDEWNGHFNGGGFSDLLNFSLI; encoded by the exons ATGGGTATTCCTGGAATGAGATTCCATCCAACTGACGTCGAACTGATCAAGTATTATCTCagaaggaaaatgttgaagaaaCGACTTCCGGGTGTTATTTCTGAAGTTAACATTTACGATTTCCTTCCATGGGATCTTCCAG ATAAAGCTTGCTGGAAGAGTAGCGATCTAGAATGGTATTTCTTTTGTCCTAAGGTGAAAAGGTATTCGAGCGGAGTAAGGGCAAAACGTTCTACCGAAAAGGGATATTGGAAATCTACCGGAAAGGATAGGATTGTTCGGCAGAAGAATGGGGGGAGCAGGGGGGAAACTGTTGTTGGGATGATCAAAACTCTGGTTTTTCACCTTGGCCATGCTCCCAAAGGGGAAAGAACGGATTGgatcattcatgaatatagaaCTCATCAAGATCCATCATTGACTGCTGCAGGGGTTGTTGATCTG GATTTGTATGTTGTATGCAAATTGTTCAAGAAGAGTGGTTTAGGCCCTAAAAACGGTGAACAACATGGAGCACCAATCAACGAGGAAGAATGGGACGATGACAACATTGCAGAAGTCTTCTTGAATCAATCCTCCTCGTCGTCGGAACTTCATTCTTGTGTTGAAGATGATATTCAAGACTCCTCCTCCCCCCCTGTTAAGCCTGAAAATCTTCTTTGCAATGAAGTTGTTGATCATGTACCTGCTGCTGCTGGTATAGGAGAAGGAGGAGTTGGGAATGCTATAAATCATGACATATTTGTTGATGCTCATGGTCATGGTCATGGTCATGGTCATGGTCATGGTCATGGTCATGGTCATGGTCATGGtcatggaggaggaggaggggaTGATGAAAGTGATATATTTGCTGGATTAGAATTCTTGGATGAGTGGAATGGTCATTTCAACGGTGGAGGTTTCTCTGATTTGCTTAATTTTTCACTCATTTGA